GCAGATCGACCGCTCGTAGTCGTTGGCGATGAAGTAGGCGGAGCCGTCGACGAGCGTGCGGATCTGCTCACCGTCGAGCCGGGCCAGCTGCTGGCTGGGGTCCGCGACGAACGGGATGCCCCGTGCGCGCGCCTCCTCGGTGTGGCGGAGCATCGCCTCCGGGTCGTTGGGTGCGACGACGACGAGGTCGAGGCCCCCGAGGCGCGCCTGGACCGGCGCGAGCTCGATGGCGCGGGCCTCGACCATGGCGCCGGCGTAGAAGGAGGCCAGCTGGGCCTCGTCGAGGTCAGTCGTGCAGAAGAAGCGGGCGGTGTGGCGGTCCTCGGAGAAGCGCACGGACGCCGTGTCGACGCCGTGGCGCTGGAGCCAGGCCTCGTAGTCGTCGGAGAAGTCGTGGCCCACCGCGCCGACGAGCGCGGGGCGCAGCCCGAGCTGGGCCATCCCGAAGCAGATGTTCGCGGCCACGCCCCCGCGGCGGACCTCCAGGTCGTCGACGAGGAAGCTGAGGCTGAGCCGCCTGAGCTGGTCGGGGTCGATGAGCTCGGAGAACCGACCGGGGAAGGTCATGAGGTAGTCGGTCGCGATGCTGCCGCTGACGGCGATGCGCACGGTGGGTCCTCCCGGGTCGG
This sequence is a window from Egibacteraceae bacterium. Protein-coding genes within it:
- a CDS encoding carbohydrate kinase family protein; its protein translation is MRIAVSGSIATDYLMTFPGRFSELIDPDQLRRLSLSFLVDDLEVRRGGVAANICFGMAQLGLRPALVGAVGHDFSDDYEAWLQRHGVDTASVRFSEDRHTARFFCTTDLDEAQLASFYAGAMVEARAIELAPVQARLGGLDLVVVAPNDPEAMLRHTEEARARGIPFVADPSQQLARLDGEQIRTLVDGSAYFIANDYERSICESKTGWSGADVLERVGVRVTTRGPKGCVVEQAGEPPLEVPAVAPDDGATVEPTGVGDAFRAGFLAGRAWDLDLVRSAQVGALLATRVLESVGTQEYRIEPARFVARMAAAYGDAAAAAIAPHLATRPPGGPQT